The following nucleotide sequence is from Myxococcaceae bacterium JPH2.
GTGGCGTCCTCTGGACCGGAGTTCGGCTTCACGTCCGAGGCGGCGCGGATGCTGGACGCGGAGGGGCTGCCGTACTTCGAGCGCGCGCTGCCGGCCACGCAGGCCTATTGGGAGGCGCTGGGCTTCCTGGACGAGGCGGTCCGCGAGGGGCGCTTCCGCCTGGACCTTCGCGACCCCGAGGTCGCGCGGCGCATCTACCAAGAGAACGCCTCGCGCATCTCCAGCATCTTCAAGTCGCACCTGCGGCTGAGTCGGCAGGCCGCCGCGCTGGCTCGGCGCATGCGCTCGTTCGAAGGTGCGACGGTGTTGGACGTGGGCACGGGTTCGGGCGTGTGGGGCGCGGCCTTCGGGCTGGTGGAGCCGTCCACGCAGGTGACGTACCTGGACTCGCCGCACGTGCTGGACGCGGTGAAGCCGCACCTCGCGCGGCTGAAGCTGGAGGCGCGCTCGCGGCTGTGGGCGGGGGACTGCCTCACGGTGGAGCTGGAGCCGAGCTCCTACGACGTCATCCTCCTGCCGCAGATCATCCCCGCGCTCCCGGCCCCGGAGCTGCCGCACTTCTTCGCGCGGATGGCGCGCGCGCTCAAACCCCGCGGCCTGCTGCTCATCTCCGGCTACCTGCTGACGGACCGGCGCGATGGCCCGCTCGACGCGCTGTACTTCGCGCTGCGCCGGTACGTGTCCAACGAGGGCGACGTGCTGTCGCTGCCCGAGTTCCGCGCGCTCCTGGAGCCGGTGGGACTGGGGACGTGCCGCGCCTTCGACATGCCCATCCAGCAGGTCGTCATCGCGCACCGAGGCGACGTGCCCTGGCCCGACGCGGGCTGAGGGCGAGGACGCCTCAAGACAGCAGCGCGGCCACCGAGTGGTCGCGCGCGGCGTAGTCCGAATCGAGCAACAGCAACTGATGCACCCGTCCCTGATGCGCGGTCGGCACCGCGGGGAAGAGGTGGTGCGTCAGGTGGTACTGGTCCTCGCGAGGGAAGAGCAGCCGGTTGAGCCAGCCCCACGCGAAGATGTGATTGCGCGCGCGGTGGAACTCATCCGCGGCGCTGATGATGCCGGCGTGGTCCATGGCATCGGACCAGTAGCGCACGATTTGGTACAGCACGCCCCACGGCAACAGGAAGAAGAGGCAGAAGGCCCTCCAGCCCACGCCCCCGTGCGCCAACGCGAGGAGGCCCGCGACGTAGGCGAGCCGCCCCACGCGCACCCAAGCGGAGTCCTGGCGGTGGAAGACGAGCGGCCGGATGAAGGACGGGAGCTGCACGAGCAGCAGCGGCCGGAGCAGGTGGTCGCGCACGAAGGGGCGCGTGGCATCCGCGAAGCCGAAGCGCTGGCGCGGCACGAAGTCCAGGTCCTTCTCGGGGTGGCCCAGGTGCAGGTGGTGCGTGAAGTGCTCGCGCGCGTAGGTCTCCAGCGAGGTGAAGTCGAGCACCGCCAGCAGTTGGCCCAGTCGGCGGTTGTTGCGCTTGCCGCGCACGAGGATGCCGTGGGACGCCTCGTGGAGCATGTTGCCCACCGCGCGGAACCGCGTGGCGATGAAGAGGGCCACCAGCGGGTAGAGCGCCCAGCCCGCCACGGGGGCCGCGGCCATCAGCGCGTGACTCGCGAGCGCGGCGCCCACGCCCAACGCGACATGTCCTCCCAGGTCCACGAGCGCGCCGGGCACCGACTGTGCGGGCTGCGGCAGGGCGGCCACTTCTCGCGCGTACTCGGCTCTAAGGCGCGCGCTGACGGAGCCAGCGCGTGGGCTGGCCCCGGGCGTGGCGCCTGCGCCGGGCAGGCCGAGTGTGTCCACCTTCGGCACGGCGTACATGGGGAGACCTGGCGGAGACGGGAGAAGGCCGGGAGCAGCAGACGCTAGCGGGCGGGAGAAGCCGGGGGCAAGCCGGTGCGGCACGTTCGCGCCGACGTCACAGTCGCGGCGCGCTGCGTTGTCATGCGGCGGTGGGTGGAGGCGCGAGCTGGGTGGGCAACGCCACGCCGGGCCGCGCCGCGAGGATGAGTTCCTGGGTGGGCAGGGGAATGCAGACCGAGCGGGTGAGGCCCACCTCGCAGAGCAGCGCCGCGTACTCGGAGGCGGACAGGAGGTCGCCCTCGTTGGTGAGGAAGCGGCGCAGGCCGAAGTAGAGATGGTCCAGGGGGCCGTCGCGGCGCTCGTTCAACACATACTCGGCGATGACGAGCATGCCATCGGGCCTGAGCGCGCGCGCCACGCGGGCGAAGATGCCGGGCAGGTCCTCGGGGCGGAGGACGTTGAGCACCTGGGGCAGGATGATGATGTCGAACTCGGCCTCGCCGAAGTCCTGCTCGAAGAGGTTGCCGGGCCAGAAGCGCGCCCGGTTCGACACCTTGAGGATGCTCGCCACGTTGCGGCGCACCTGCTCCAGCACCGCCGCCTGGTCGAAGTACGTCACGTGCGTGGTGGGCGTGGCGCGGGCGAACGCTCCACCCCACACGCCCGAGCCCGTGCCGATGTCCAGCACCCGCGCGCCCTCCAGCGGACGCGCCTGGGCCACCGTCTGCGCCGCGCGCCGGCTCAGCTTGAAGTGCGAGGCGAACACCTCGGTGATTTGAGTGGAGTTGTCCGTGTAGAAGCGCCGGCTCACCTCCGGGTCCTTCAGGTCGAGGATGAAGCGCTCGGTGCGCACCGTCTCATCCAAGGCGCCCAGCGCCTCGGTGTACTGCGCGGACACGGACAGCGAGCGCACCAGGTAGGGCAGCGCCTTGCCCTCCAGGAGCTGCTGGGCCTCGGGGGACAGGCCCCAGGTGCCGCCATGGCTCGGCGCGGTGAGGCCCAGGTGCTCCAGGACCTCGAGCAACCTGCGCAGGCCCGTGCTGCTCATGTACGTGGCGGCGCCCAGCTCCGGCACCGTGCGCGCGGACGCGGCGAGGGCCTCCAACACGCCGAGCCTCGCGGCGCTGATGAGCACCTGGGTGCGCGCGGCGCTCCGAGCAAAGCGATCGAAGAAGTCCTCCGCGCCGGGCAAGGTGGAGACGGGCGCGGGCGTGAGGAACAGCTCCCCCAGGTGGCCCAGCACGTCCCAGCGCTGGCCGGCGTGCTCCACGGGCTCGCCCCGCTTCACGGCCTCATCGAGCTGCGCCAAGGGGCTCCACCAGGGCAGCTCCGCCTGGAGGCGCGCACGGAAGGAGGCATCCGCCAGCAGGGCGGCGATGGTGGGCTCCAGGGCGAAGCTGCGCACGGGCTCCTGACGCACGAAGCCAAGGCACACCAACATCTCGAGCAGCGAGCGGAGGCCGCGGGTGGACGTGCCCAGGTGCTGCACGAGCCGGGACAGCTCCAGGGGGGCGCCACGGCCCGCGACGGGCAGGGCATCCAAGAGCCCCACTTGGAGAGAGGCGCGCAGGAGCGCGGACTCGTTGGCGGCGTTGCGCGCCCAGAAGTGGAAGGAGCGCGCGAGAGAGGGAGGCTCGGCGCGGGAGGGGGCCGTCATGGCGTGGGAATCCTCGTCGGGGAGAAACGGGACGTCACGTGCGGAGCGCGCAGCTTGAGGCCTTCGGGCCCACATGCGCAACCTCGTGAATGCTCCGAGCGGCGTCGCACGCTGCTAGCATGGGCGAAATGGAATCGCGCGCGCTGGTCTCTCCCCCCGAAGCGCTCCTCCTGATGGATCCCCGTGTCCGGGATGCTTTCGCCGTGGGCGAAGGTCCGGACGCAGTGGTCTGGGTGGTGCCCACTGGCGCGGTCCGCGCCGAGGCCCTGTCCGCGCTGCTGCGCGAGCACCTGGGTCCAACCGCTCCCGAGGTCGCGCTGCTGGACGCGCTCCCGAGGCTCCCCTCTGGTGACGTCGACCGCGAAGCCCTGGCTCGCATGGAGGCGCCGGTGTCCGCTCGCCTCGCGCGGCTGGAAGCTTCGCTGCGCCAGCGCGGCGTGGAGGCCGTGGGCGTCGCGGGGCCTTGGGCCGCGCGTGAGTCCTTCACGCCGCTCGACGCGTTGCTTCCCGCGGAGCTGCTGCCTCGGCCTCGCGCGGCCGCGAGTGTCGCGGCGCCTCGCGCCGTTTCGGCGGGGGATTCCGGTGGGCCTCTCAGCTTCCTCGACGGAGGACCGCGGCGCGCGCCGCCCGGCTCGCCGACCACGCTCGTGGAGCTGCTGCGTCAGGCCATCGCGCGGACGCCCGAGCAGGTCTTCACCTTCATCGACGTGGACGGTCGGCGTGAGACGCTGCCCCTCGCCGCGCTGTGGGACGAGGCGCTGCGGTTGTGGAGCGGCTTGCTCGCGCGCGGTGTCCGGCCTGGGGACCGGGTGGTGCTCGTCCTGGAGCATCCGGGTGACTTCGTGCGCGCCTTCTGGGCCTGCATCTTGGGGGGAGGCGTGCCCGCGCCCATGGCGCCGCCGCCTCGCCGTGACACCTCGCACCCGACTTTCGTCCGGTTGCTCGCCGTGGTGGAGCGGCTGGAGCGCCCTTGGGTGGTGACGACGGAGTCGCTGGCGGAGGTGTTGGAGCAGCAGGGCTTGCGGGCCGTGGCGGTGTCCTCGCTGTCGGGCGCGGAGCCCGCCGCGCCTGTCGTCGCGACGCCCCAGTCTCCCGCGGTGGTGTCGTTCACGTCGGGCAGCACGGGGCGGCCCAAGGGCATCGTGCTGACGCACCACAACCTCCTGGTCATGGGCGAGGGCATGGTGGCGGGAGGGTGGATCCTCCCCGGAGACCTCGTCGTGGGCTGGATGCCGCTGGACCACGTGGCGAGCATCTGCAATCCCCACTTGTCTGCGCTGCGCGTGGGCGTGCCCCAGGTGCTGGTGGCGCGCGACCACATCCTCGCGGAGCCGCTGCGCTGGTTGGACCTGCTGACCGAGTTCCGTGGGACGTTCAGCTGGGCGCCCAACTTCGCGTACGGGCTGGTGGCGGACCGCCTGGAGCGCGGCGAGCGGCGCTCCTGGGACTTGTCGCACGTGCGCACGCTCATGTGCGGCGGCGAGCCGGTGCTGCCGGTGACGATGCAGCGCTTCGTCGAGCCGCTGCGCGCGGTGGGGCTGACACCCGAGGTGCTGAGCCCGGCGTGGGGCATGGCGGAGACGTCCTCGTACTTCACCTGCACGCGCGGGGTGCGCTCGCAGGCGTCCGAGCACGCCACGGCGCTGGGCCCTCCGTTCCCGGGTGGGGCGCTTCGGGTGGTGGACGACGCGGACGTGGTGGTGCCGGTGGGCACGGTGGGGCACCTCCAGGTCCGAGGTGAGCAGGTGCTCGCGGGCTACCTGGAGGACGGTGACCTCAACGCGCGCTCGTTCACGCGCGATGGCTGGTTCCGCACCGGGGACCTCGCGGTGCTCGACGGCGACCAGATGTGCATCGCGGGGCGGCAGAAGGAAATCCTCATCATCCACGGGCAGAACGTCTATCCCCAGGACATCGAGGTGGTCGTCGAGTCCGTCCCGGGCGTGCTGGCCTCGTACACCGTGGCCTGCCCCACGCGCGGCGAGGACGCGGGCACGGATGAGATTGTCCTCTTCTTCGTGCCGACTCCGGACGCGCCGCCCCTGCCCGAGTTGTTGCGGACGCTGCGCGAGCGAGTGGCTCGCGCGCTGTCGTTC
It contains:
- a CDS encoding methyltransferase domain-containing protein → MSEPSASAPPPDFVRRLNFWARDACNESAALLAAPALGLFAHLPDEGSAPVPLETLAALAGSKRRGVRAVVEPLVALGFVHFTPGQGYALASRAAFLRTPEFLSRLERARRFWHQAPRLADALRNGTEPELVAWFREAFASVGPAPEGSPEVYADRAVRNGLRTQALMAASRLGLLGRLSTGPGSLDALAQVTEARPESLRVLVDVLATMGIVASSGPEFGFTSEAARMLDAEGLPYFERALPATQAYWEALGFLDEAVREGRFRLDLRDPEVARRIYQENASRISSIFKSHLRLSRQAAALARRMRSFEGATVLDVGTGSGVWGAAFGLVEPSTQVTYLDSPHVLDAVKPHLARLKLEARSRLWAGDCLTVELEPSSYDVILLPQIIPALPAPELPHFFARMARALKPRGLLLISGYLLTDRRDGPLDALYFALRRYVSNEGDVLSLPEFRALLEPVGLGTCRAFDMPIQQVVIAHRGDVPWPDAG
- a CDS encoding methyltransferase domain-containing protein; its protein translation is MTAPSRAEPPSLARSFHFWARNAANESALLRASLQVGLLDALPVAGRGAPLELSRLVQHLGTSTRGLRSLLEMLVCLGFVRQEPVRSFALEPTIAALLADASFRARLQAELPWWSPLAQLDEAVKRGEPVEHAGQRWDVLGHLGELFLTPAPVSTLPGAEDFFDRFARSAARTQVLISAARLGVLEALAASARTVPELGAATYMSSTGLRRLLEVLEHLGLTAPSHGGTWGLSPEAQQLLEGKALPYLVRSLSVSAQYTEALGALDETVRTERFILDLKDPEVSRRFYTDNSTQITEVFASHFKLSRRAAQTVAQARPLEGARVLDIGTGSGVWGGAFARATPTTHVTYFDQAAVLEQVRRNVASILKVSNRARFWPGNLFEQDFGEAEFDIIILPQVLNVLRPEDLPGIFARVARALRPDGMLVIAEYVLNERRDGPLDHLYFGLRRFLTNEGDLLSASEYAALLCEVGLTRSVCIPLPTQELILAARPGVALPTQLAPPPTAA
- a CDS encoding fatty acid desaturase, which encodes MYAVPKVDTLGLPGAGATPGASPRAGSVSARLRAEYAREVAALPQPAQSVPGALVDLGGHVALGVGAALASHALMAAAPVAGWALYPLVALFIATRFRAVGNMLHEASHGILVRGKRNNRRLGQLLAVLDFTSLETYAREHFTHHLHLGHPEKDLDFVPRQRFGFADATRPFVRDHLLRPLLLVQLPSFIRPLVFHRQDSAWVRVGRLAYVAGLLALAHGGVGWRAFCLFFLLPWGVLYQIVRYWSDAMDHAGIISAADEFHRARNHIFAWGWLNRLLFPREDQYHLTHHLFPAVPTAHQGRVHQLLLLDSDYAARDHSVAALLS